CAGTCCCTGAGACCCACAGGGTGGAGGGggagaaccagccttccaaaacttgtcctctgacataaacacacacacacacacacacacacacacacacacacacacacacacacacacacacacacacacgatctgggtttagtccctgagacccacagggtggagggagagaaccagccttgcaaaacttgtcctctgacatccatacacaccacacacagacatgaagtgaaaagaaaaaatcagAGGCACAGCTTCCTCCACAGGAGCCAGGCACGAGCTTCCCAAGTCTCCCCAGACATCCACTGCCAATGTCCTGTGGGGTTCCCTCcacacaccaaaacaacaacaacaacaacaacaaaaaacaaaaagccactcTTTCACAGAAGTGTCTCAACTCTTTAATCTCACTGATTTACAGGGTTACAATCCCATTAAATATTTCTGAGGTTTAAATACAATCCACAATAAGGTCATAAAATGTAaactttcagtgttttttttttaaatttcaaaaatcaCACCTTTTCCCCCATTGTTGTCTGAGTTTTCCTGTTAATAGCTGAATTTTCCTGAATATTCTGCACAGCTGTGACCATTGTAGGCCGCAGGCCACAGCCTGGGCAGGAACTGACCGAGGAGGCCGTACTNNNNNNNNNNNNNNNNNNNNNNNNNNNNNNNNNNNNNNNNNNNNNNNNNNNNNNNNNNNNNNNNNNNNNNNNNNNNNNNNNNNNNNNNNNNNNNNNNNNNGTCGGCTGGGCCAGCTGGAATGCAGGCTGCAGCCCGGCAGGCCGACCATCTGGTTTCCATCGGCCTGCTGACTTCAAAGGCACCCTGCTGGCCACTTCCTTCAGCTTGGCCGCCTGCAGGGAAGAGCTGGGGCAGTCTGAGCTTCCCCCATGCCCCTCCTAGGCCCAGGAAGCCTGTGTGGGGGTCCCACAGACTGCTCCCCGCCTGGATACCAGCACCCCtggaactgtccaccacaagattcTGTGACTGGCTCCTGCTGGCTCCCGTACTTTCACAATTCTGTGGCCCTAGTTCTCTGGACACTGTAGCCCACAGCACATGCTATAGAACCCCAGAGCTCTCCAGAGGCTGACTCCACACCCATGTGAGCCAGAGCCGGGTGCTGGGCGCCTCCCTCGATTGCTCTCACCTTaggttttgaggcaggatctctcactgaccctgagCTCACCGACTGctaggccagcaagccccagggatccttttgcctccacctcccaacagCAGGATTGCAAAAGCACCTGGTATTCCGCCTGGCTTCCCTGTatgctgaggatccaaactcagtccTCCACTTTGCACAAGagctctttatccactgagccatccccaacacccacagaCCACCTTTCTTCTGGAGAGGACCAGGCAGAGCCCCTCAGTATTCCCACAGTTAAGCCTCACACAGGGTCTAAGCAGTGCCCAAGTCAAAATGCCTGGGGCCTGTGGGGACGATCAAAGGCCCCCAAGGGGCCAGATCCAAGCACATGGCCTACCTGTTTGAACTGCTCCTCAAATGTCCAGTCTCCATGGTCTGGTGGTGGCATCTGGGATGCCACATGACTGGGGTGGGCTGGGCCAGGGCCCAGGCGCTCAGGGCCACTCAGCATCCTGGGACCACCATCCCCACGGAAAGCCTGAGCCAGCGGGGCCTTGTGGGTGAACAGGCctgcagagcccaggctggcagACTCTGGGGGGCCCagaccttcttcttcttcctcttcctcttcctcaaagTCATcgtcctcttcctcatcctcttcctcctcccccagttCTTCCAGCTCTTGTTCCTCCCACTTGGGCTTCCTGGAATGGACACAGGGCACCCTGTTGTCAGGAGAGCACCAGACACCACCACGTCTCAGCAGCAAGGACAGGCCCACCCATGGCCCCAGCCTCAGTGTCTTCCTCTGCAAACAAGATGAGCAGCCACAAGGCCTCTCAGGCACCAAGTGGATCCCTGCCCACATCTTATTTCACCCCCAAACAAGCTCCTATAAGGGGCCCTAAAACATCTTCCCAAAGGTTCTTGCCCCAGGAACTTTGCACATGTGGTCCCCAGCGCTAGACTGGCATGCGAGGTTCTCCATCTACTCCTCAGTCACGTTCTATCCAAACTTGTCTTCCTCCCCCATGACACCCTAGCCTAATGCCCTCGGCAGCCTTTGGCccaacccagagctcactgagtCTCAGGAGAGCAGTATGGCAGACCCTCAAGGAATCACAGAGGCACTCAGCAAACACCTGCTCAGACATGCGGCGTCCCCTCCCCTCCGTCACCTCACTGGCTCCCAGTTTTCAGATGCACAATGATTAGATGCCGCTGTCCCCAACCCTAACACTCACATGTCATCGTCAGAGCCCACGTCCATCAAATGCCCGTCTCCCTCGGTGTGTCCTGGTCCCTCCAGGCCACTTCCAGGCAGGGCAGGTGAACTCAGAGTCCCTTCCCGGGATGTGTCTTCATCCTCCAAGCCAGGAGGCCTGTCCTCAAAGTCCCTGGGAGAGGACGGATGTCCCAAGCCGGCGGCAGCAGCTCGCATGGCAGCCAGGGCAGCCATCTGTGTCCTATGCATCCGGGCATTCTCAGGCTCCCTGTCCTCTTCTGTCATGGTGGTCCGAGCCCGGACACTACTGGGTtcaggtggtgggggtggtggaggCTGCCGAGCCTCCAGTTCCTGCCGGGCACGCTGTTGCCTCTGAATGAGAGTCTCCATCACCGCCTGCAGCTTCATGGCCCTGCGGGCCGGGCCACCCCGGGCACCAGGGGCAGTTGGTGGGGGTGGCCCCTGCAAGGAGGAGTCTTGGCCGCACTGCAGCGTGGGACCCTCGGGGGAGCCGGAACAGTGCAGGGTGGCGGCTGGCAGAGGCGGAGGCTGCCAACTCAGGCTGAAGACTTGTGGGGCATGCCAGGGGCGACCAGTGGGATCCTTGTTGTTACGTCGGGCACCCGGGGGCAGAGGCTGGTGTCGGGCTCATTCAAGCACCTGCAGACTCCTGGGAGAATACAGCAAGAGATGAGGTCAGACTCCACTGACACATCCTGCCCCAGAAGATGACAGCAAAAGCTGATGGGGGAATTGTTCACACCTGCTCGGGGTTCGCACCTCCATCTGCCTATCTGCAGGTTCCTCAGGACCAGGGTCACTGCAGTGGACACTAAGGGAATCTCTGGGTCCCCTCTGGTCAGGTCCACCAGGAACACCTTGGGTTATTGTCCCATAAGAagagcagtgggggaggggcctggTGTTCTTGCTTTCTTATTGGTCATACTCCCTTCTAGACCCCAGAGTCCCTCTGGGTTCTGGATTCTGGCTCTAAGTTCTAAATGTTGCTTGACCCAGAGGGGCCTGAGGAGCCCTGGCCAAGATTAGACAGCCACTGTGGAGAAGTGGTGGACAaatgtgtctgttcacagcttgCTTTCTCAATGTCCCTTAGCTGGCCTCTGGGCCTTGGTGTGCCACCAGTGTGTTACAAGTGTCCCCTTGCCTCACACTTGGGAACCAAGCAGGTGTCATCTGCGTGTCCTGTGAAGCCCGAGGCTctctgcagaggacacaggtctGCCATCACTAGTTTGTA
Above is a window of Arvicanthis niloticus isolate mArvNil1 chromosome 22, mArvNil1.pat.X, whole genome shotgun sequence DNA encoding:
- the Arid3a gene encoding AT-rich interactive domain-containing protein 3A translates to MKLQAVMETLIQRQQRARQELEARQPPPPPPPEPSSVRARTTMTEEDREPENARMHRTQMAALAAMRAAAAGLGHPSSPRDFEDRPPGLEDEDTSREGTLSSPALPGSGLEGPGHTEGDGHLMDVGSDDDMKPKWEEQELEELGEEEEDEEEDDDFEEEEEEEEEGLGPPESASLGSAGLFTHKAPLAQAFRGDGGPRMLSGPERLGPGPAHPSHVASQMPPPDHGDWTFEEQFKQVGHVLGSGPLGAFDRPHRPQAF